DNA sequence from the Cellulophaga sp. HaHaR_3_176 genome:
CCAACATTTGGTTTTACTTAATGGACGGGTCTCCATTATTCTCACAGTATCACCTATGTTGCAATCGTTTTTTTCATCGTGTGCAACATATTTTTTAGTTCTTAAAACGAACTTTCCGTACATAGGATGCTTTACTCGCTTAACTTCTGAAATCACAATTGATTTCTCCATTTTATTACTAGTAACAACTCCTACTCTCTCTTTTCTTAAGTTTCTTTTTTCCATAAAGCAGAACCAGTTATTGGTTATCCCTTTTAGTTAATTCTGTCGCTATTCTAGCCACTATTCTTCTCGCTTTTCTTATTTGAAGCGGGTTCTCAAGTGGTGTTACACTGTGAGCTATTTTCATATCTGAATGTTGCTTTTTAGCTTCAGCTAATTTCAAGCCTAATTCTTCAACAGATAATTCCTTTACTTCTGATTGTTTCATGATTCTTTACAATTAAAAATTAAGCTGAATAATCTCTAGCAACAATGAATTTTGTTTTTACTGGCAACTTCTGCGCCGCAAGACGTAAAGCTTCTTTTGCGATCTCTTGAGATACACCACCGATTTCAAACATAATTCTACCTGGCAATACAACAGCAACAAAGTACTCAGGAGCACCCTTACCTTTACCCATACGAACCTCTAAAGGCTTTTTGGTAATTGGCTTATCTGGAAATATTTTAATCCACATTTGCCCTTCTCTTTTCATATATCTAGTAGCTGCAATACGTGCAGCTTCTATTTGTCTAGACGTTATAAAACTTGTATCCAAAGATTTTATACCGAACATACCATTGGAAAGTTGGTGACCTCTACCAGAGATACCTTTCATTCTTCCCTTTTGCGTCTTACGAAATTTCGTTCTTTTTGGTTGTAACATTTTTTCTTACTTCTTTAAAAAATTACTTTCTACGACGTGGCTTCTTGTTACCATCCTGCTTCCCTCCTTTAGATGATTGACCTTTTTCCATGCCAACTAAAGGTGATAGATCTCTCTTACCATATACTTCACCTTTCATGATCCATACTTTTATACCTAATCTTCCATAAGTAGTATGAGCCTCGTGTAAAGCATAATCAATATCAGCTCTAAATGTAGATAATGGTATTCTTCCATCTTTATAAGACTCAGAACGGGCCATTTCAGCTCCATTTAAACGTCCAGAAATTTGAACTTTGATTCCCTCTGCATTCATACGCATTGCAGCTGCAATTGACATTTTGATAGCACGTCTAAACGAAATTCTATTTTCAATTTGACGAGCAATACTAGCCGCAACTAAATTTGCATCAACTTCAGGTCTCTTAATTTCAAAAATATTTATTTGAACCTCTTTATCAGTAATCTTCTTAAGCTCCTCCTTCAACTTATCTACTTCCTGACCACCTTTACCGATAATAATACCAGGTCTAGCAGTTGTAATAGTAATAGTTATAAGTTTTAGAGTACGCTCAATAATAACTCTTGACACACTCGCCTTAGCTAAACGTGCATGAACATATTTTCTGATTTTATCGTCTTCGGCTAATTTATCACCGTAATCATTTCCACCATACCAGTTAGATTCCCATCCTCTGATGATACCTAAACGAATTCCTATTGGATTTGTCTTCTGTCCCATACTCTAGCTTTGTACGTTATTGTTAGAATCCAATACTAATGTAACATGATTGGAACGTTTTCTAATTCTATGTGCTCTACCCTGCGGAGCAGGTCTAAGTCTTTTCAACATAGCCCCACCATCAACTCTAATCTCCTTAATAAAGAGAGCAGCATCTTCAACACTAGCGTCTTCATTTTTAGCTTGCCAGTTAGCAATTGCTGATAAAAGCAATTTCTCTAATTTACGAGAAGCCTCTTTAGAATTGAATTTTAAAATAGCAAGTGCTTTTTCAATTTCAACACCCCTTACCAAGTCAGCAACTAAACGCATCTTTCTTGGTGAAGTAGGACAGTTATTTAACTTAGCAAAAGCAATCTGCTTTTTCTCTGCCTTTATTCTTTCGGCCATTTGTTTTTTACGAACTCCCATAGCTTACTTTTTTCCTTTATTTTTCGTACCTCCATGACCCCTAAAAGATCTAGTTGGTGAAAATTCTCCTAATTTATGACCAACCATGTTTTCTGTAACAAATACAGGAACA
Encoded proteins:
- the rpsQ gene encoding 30S ribosomal protein S17; the protein is MEKRNLRKERVGVVTSNKMEKSIVISEVKRVKHPMYGKFVLRTKKYVAHDEKNDCNIGDTVRIMETRPLSKTKCWRLVEIIERAK
- the rpmC gene encoding 50S ribosomal protein L29; the protein is MKQSEVKELSVEELGLKLAEAKKQHSDMKIAHSVTPLENPLQIRKARRIVARIATELTKRDNQ
- the rplP gene encoding 50S ribosomal protein L16 codes for the protein MLQPKRTKFRKTQKGRMKGISGRGHQLSNGMFGIKSLDTSFITSRQIEAARIAATRYMKREGQMWIKIFPDKPITKKPLEVRMGKGKGAPEYFVAVVLPGRIMFEIGGVSQEIAKEALRLAAQKLPVKTKFIVARDYSA
- the rpsC gene encoding 30S ribosomal protein S3; amino-acid sequence: MGQKTNPIGIRLGIIRGWESNWYGGNDYGDKLAEDDKIRKYVHARLAKASVSRVIIERTLKLITITITTARPGIIIGKGGQEVDKLKEELKKITDKEVQINIFEIKRPEVDANLVAASIARQIENRISFRRAIKMSIAAAMRMNAEGIKVQISGRLNGAEMARSESYKDGRIPLSTFRADIDYALHEAHTTYGRLGIKVWIMKGEVYGKRDLSPLVGMEKGQSSKGGKQDGNKKPRRRK
- the rplV gene encoding 50S ribosomal protein L22 — encoded protein: MGVRKKQMAERIKAEKKQIAFAKLNNCPTSPRKMRLVADLVRGVEIEKALAILKFNSKEASRKLEKLLLSAIANWQAKNEDASVEDAALFIKEIRVDGGAMLKRLRPAPQGRAHRIRKRSNHVTLVLDSNNNVQS